Proteins encoded in a region of the Ptychodera flava strain L36383 chromosome 4, AS_Pfla_20210202, whole genome shotgun sequence genome:
- the LOC139130718 gene encoding post-GPI attachment to proteins factor 2-like, with amino-acid sequence MAGRVIINNAMRPALVQREGLIRVSFWSALMSAVALPLLSFTVCVVSSLLFDFERAVGTHCRVANYLPTVSAAISLSPQSYIWRFCIALHTTLRLFLITVYYDYYKKTGELNSLPWFLWLCKLTFLLQFTEILSLLGLTVVSSSENTSVHEGFFVTFMVTSLCYMLAMSVQYYLSRNKRWKNFTKEERKQQYRLVLLFLVNISTFFISIYFFFRHNWYCEPGIYTLYALFEYIVIITNIAFHTAEAHDVIDKEFVFGGVIVRDVLQHSDFEVTLNHDEDTKKIN; translated from the exons ATGGCTGGAAGGGTTATTATCAATAATGCCATGAGACCAGCTTTAGTGCAACGAGAGGGTTTAATAAGAGTGTCATTTTGGTCTGCATTGATGTCTGCTGTTGCACTACCACTGTTGTCATTCACAGTTTGTGTTGTTTCAAGTCTTCTGTTTGATTTTGAGAGAGCTGTTGGCACACACTGCAGA GTTGCAAACTACCTGCCGACTGTTAGTGCTGCAATATCATTATCACCGCAGAGTTACATCTGGAGGTTCTGTATTGCTTTACATACAACACTGCGACTCTTTCTCATAACTGTCTATTATGACTACTATAAGAAGACAGGAGAGTTGAATTCATTACCATGGTTTCTGTGGCTTTGCAAACTCACATTTCTACTTCAGTTTACGGAAATTTTATCATTGCTTGGACTTACTGTAGTTTCATCTTcagaaaatacat CCGTACATGAAGGTTTCTTTGTAACATTTATGGTGACTTCACTTTGTTATATGCTTGCCATGTCTGTTCAATACTATCTGTCAAGGAACAAACGATGGAAGAATTTTACAAAGGAG GAGCGAAAACAGCAATACAGACTTGTACTTCTCTTCTTGgtcaatatttcaactttttttatcAGTATCTACTTCTTTTTCCGACATAATTGGTACTGTGAACCAGGAA TTTATACTTTGTATGCATTATTTGAGTACATAGTGATCATCACAAACATCGCTTTCCATACTGCAGAAGCACATGATGTCATTGATAAAGAATTTGTCTTTGGAGGAGTTATAGTAAGAGACGTACTGCAACATTCTGACTTTGAAGTCACTTTGAACCATGATGAAGacacaaagaaaataaactga
- the LOC139130720 gene encoding uncharacterized protein isoform X1: protein MNSKTTKNETKTTKNKTRFLTVNRLGTTKGRFDCVTNHMDKNSKPPSAKEDYRPYIPERHSSLSSTAIEVVHRDKLPSFMTMEEPPTPEHFVETKEGTTVDDDRDASDQKSAMPGYVQVNEKEKRKSSTTEVQGQHVEMTETNLQEATDPRKYRPDKTQEMKSNDAVTSQPSRELPDVPRLFTLDMFDDVSNEVFSTMTRLHKSHPALESVIKTTACDMYRDTASQFFRDLNSIPYEDMVNKLVTMEETLISNDVYLHYTGVSFMDEDGNLLPGKRSMTKGRAYLTDKRLLLLSAEEASVCSLEGDMLDPKSGKPQNYKLSTFCGDTLHFQSIPVEGILGLELHTTSGIKSISKLTGIKSCCSQFWESICCCFKSCCSCSFCHMSCCKKRWESHKAWKSAQANRYMTIGALMPPWDTKTMVRIYIDNTVQMCAMIAFISELQSFAKNLIHRNYKLTTT, encoded by the exons ATGAACTCCAAGACCACTAAAAACGAGACCAAGACTACTAAAAATAAGACCCGATTCCTGACAGTCAACAGACTCGGAACAACGAAGGGTCGATTTGACTGCGTGACCAATCACATGGACAAGAACTCAAAACCGCCATCGGCCAAAGAAGATTACAGACCG TATATTCCAGAAAGGCACAGTTCTCTGAGTTCAACAGCAATTGAAGTGGTACATAGAGATAAACTTCCAAGTTTTATGACTATGGAAGAACCGCCAACACCTGAACACTTTGTGGAGACAAAGGAAGGCACTACGGTTGACGATGACAGAGATGCATCTGATCAAAAGAGTGCCATGCCAGGATATGTACAAGTCAATGAGAAAGAG AAACGGAAAAGTTCGACGACTGAAGTTCAGGGTCAACATGTAGAAATGACAGAAACAAATCTCCAGGAAGCGACAGATCCAAGAAAATACAGACCTGACAAAACACAAGAGATGAAATCAAACGACGCAGTGACGTCACAGCCGTCCCGTGAGCTGCCCGATGTTCCCAGGTTGTTCACCTTGGACATGTTTGATGACGTATCTAATGAAGTGTTTTCCACTATGACTCGTCTTCACAAAAGTCATCCAGCTTTGGAGAGTGTGatcaaaaccactgcctgtgATATGTATAGAGATACTGCAAGTCAGTTCTTTAGAGATCTGAATAGCATCCCGTACGAAGACATGGTTAACA AGTTGGTGACTATGGAAGAAACTTTGATTTCAAACGATGTATATTTACACTACACTGGTGTATCTTTTATGGATGAGGATGGAAATTTACTTCCTGGAAAACGGTCTATGACAAAAGGGAGAGCTTACTTGACCGATAAAAGACTCCTCTTACTATCAGCAGAAGAAGCATCAG TTTGTTCTTTGGAAGGAGATATGCTTGATCCAAAATCGGGAAAACCACAAAACTATAAGCTGTCAACGTTTTGCGGCGACACTCTCCATTTTCAGAGTATTCCAGTAGAAGGTATCCTTGGATTGGAACTCCATACAACATCTGGAATCAAAAGTATCTCAAAACTGACGGGTATCAAATCATGCTGCTCACAATTCTGGGAAAGTATTTGCTGCTGTTTCAAATCCTGCTGTTCTTGCAGCTTTTGTCAT ATGTCATGCTGTAAGAAACGATGGGAGTCTCATAAGGCATGGAAATCAGCCCAAGCAAACCGCTACATGACCATTGGAGCACTCATGCCACCATGGGATACAAAAACTATGGTACGAATCTACATCGACAACACCGTGCAGATGTGTGCTATGATTGCCTTCATTTCTGAACTGCAGAGCTTTGCAAAGAACTTGATCCATAGAAATTATAAACTCACAACAACATGA
- the LOC139130719 gene encoding zinc finger protein 878-like — MMQQVDTTTDRAKIPQQRVPADLDKLTPWWKSRANLYTSSSDEELRDSNGEYVVDDSDSDREIDEVSGKNENRSSKEEDEQQIHYPQVKEEIENTWETESYHLSNDVNFPNNSNKMSVENMRFEENNQLFQGCEHAIQQVNNDKTREIQNNNETKLTNDTRGKRKGTVYYSTSYDMFDSSSDVHAAKKSKDKDFGSRDETDTSDNTEPRDGTNNIEKVNGMKDEEKEALEKLFRYKGHLEIITSIYNKCTYKCKICHHYYAVTASRILHHFILHDEGKLKCEQCQFNAPSEKTLQQHKEELHSQSKQKCDICGYTTHKVNLLKIHKAKVHTKEEDKKYICPHEGCCKRFALKNDLQSHMMIHKKIVLCEYCGKQYAFAKYLRQHIAREHDKNMQRRTIHCDICGKEYSANSRYNLKLHKMKYHFNETPLKCKYCPKTFVNPRLQIYHERTHTGEKPYNCKFCDFRAAKESQVEAHSRTHTGEKPFKCKECNYACTWRVQMKSHMKAHSSDTAVTCDICNVVFINEKSLQLHNKKFVVIHDGLSKKSTSLRPSVQI; from the coding sequence ATGATGCAACAAGTAGACACAACAACTGACAGAGCAAAAATACCTCAACAGAGAGTGCCTGCTGATCTTGACAAGCTAACTCCGTGGTGGAAAAGCAGGGCAAATTTATATACTTCTAGCTCAGATGAAGAACTCAGGGACAGCAATGGAGAGTATGTAGTTGATGATTCTGATTCTGACAGAGAGATTGATGAAGTCAGcggaaaaaatgaaaacaggaGCAGTAAAGAAGAAGATGAGCAGCAAATTCACTATCCTCAAGTAAaagaagaaattgaaaatacttGGGAGACAGAATCATATCATCTTAGTAATGATGTGAATTTTCCAAACAACAGTAATAAAATGTCAGTGGAAAATATGAGATTTGAAGAAAATAACCAATTATTTCAAGGATGTGAACATGCCATTCAACAAGTGAATAATGATAAAACTAGAGAAATTCAGAATAACAATGAGACAAAGTTGACCAATGACACTAGAGGAAAAAGAAAGGGAACAGTTTACTACAGTACTAGCTATGACATGTTTGATTCAAGTTCTGATGTACATGCAGCCAAGAAGAGTAAAGATAAGGATTTTGGTAGTAGAGATGAGACAGATACAAGTGACAACACAGAACCCAGGGATGGCACTAACAACATTGAAAAGGTGAATGGCATGAAAGACGAAGAAAAGGAAgcacttgaaaaattatttagaTACAAAGGACATCTAGAAATAATTACTAGCATTTATAATAAGTGCACttataaatgcaaaatatgtcatcattattatgccgtCACAGCCAGTAGGATTCTACATCACTTTATCTTGCATGATGAAGGCAAGCTAAAGTGTGAGCAGTGTCAGTTCAATGCCCCATCAGAGAAAACCTTACAACAACATAAGGAGGAACTGCACTCACAATCCAAACAAAAATGTGACATATGTGGGTACACCACTCACAAAGTGAATTTGTTGAAGATACATAAAGCAAAAGTACACACCAAAGAAGAAGACAAGAAGTACATCTGCCCTCATGAAGGATGTTGCAAACGATTTGCTCTAAAAAATGATTTGCAGTCACACATGATGATTCACAAGAAAATAGTCCTATGTGAGTATTGTGGGAAACAATATGCATTTGCGAAGTATCTCCGACAACATATTGCAAGAGAGCATGACAAAAACATGCAGAGAAGAACAATTCATTGTGACATTTGTGGAAAAGAGTATAGCGCAAATAGTAGGTACAATCTCAAACTACACAAGATGAAATATCACTTCAATGAGACACCACTCAAGTGCAAGTATTGTCCAAAGACATTTGTTAATCCAAGGCTTCAAATATATCACGAAAGGACTCATACTGGAGAAAAGCCATACAATTGTAAATTCTGTGATTTCCGGGCTGCCAAAGAATCACAAGTAGAAGCACATTCCAGAACACACACCGGAGAGAAACCATTTAAGTGCAAAGAGTGTAACTATGCTTGCACATGGAGAGTGCAAATGAAATCTCACATGAAAGCGCACAGTTCAGACACAGCCGTGACATGTGATATTTGCAATGTTGTTTTCATCAATGAAAAGTCACTTCAGCTTCATAACAAGAAGTTTGTAGTTATCCACGATGGACTTTCAAAGAAGTCTACTTCTCTCCGCCCTAGTGTGCAAATATGA
- the LOC139130720 gene encoding uncharacterized protein isoform X2 → MNSKTTKNETKTTKNKTRFLTVNRLGTTKGRFDCVTNHMDKNSKPPSAKEDYRPKRKSSTTEVQGQHVEMTETNLQEATDPRKYRPDKTQEMKSNDAVTSQPSRELPDVPRLFTLDMFDDVSNEVFSTMTRLHKSHPALESVIKTTACDMYRDTASQFFRDLNSIPYEDMVNKLVTMEETLISNDVYLHYTGVSFMDEDGNLLPGKRSMTKGRAYLTDKRLLLLSAEEASVCSLEGDMLDPKSGKPQNYKLSTFCGDTLHFQSIPVEGILGLELHTTSGIKSISKLTGIKSCCSQFWESICCCFKSCCSCSFCHMSCCKKRWESHKAWKSAQANRYMTIGALMPPWDTKTMVRIYIDNTVQMCAMIAFISELQSFAKNLIHRNYKLTTT, encoded by the exons ATGAACTCCAAGACCACTAAAAACGAGACCAAGACTACTAAAAATAAGACCCGATTCCTGACAGTCAACAGACTCGGAACAACGAAGGGTCGATTTGACTGCGTGACCAATCACATGGACAAGAACTCAAAACCGCCATCGGCCAAAGAAGATTACAGACCG AAACGGAAAAGTTCGACGACTGAAGTTCAGGGTCAACATGTAGAAATGACAGAAACAAATCTCCAGGAAGCGACAGATCCAAGAAAATACAGACCTGACAAAACACAAGAGATGAAATCAAACGACGCAGTGACGTCACAGCCGTCCCGTGAGCTGCCCGATGTTCCCAGGTTGTTCACCTTGGACATGTTTGATGACGTATCTAATGAAGTGTTTTCCACTATGACTCGTCTTCACAAAAGTCATCCAGCTTTGGAGAGTGTGatcaaaaccactgcctgtgATATGTATAGAGATACTGCAAGTCAGTTCTTTAGAGATCTGAATAGCATCCCGTACGAAGACATGGTTAACA AGTTGGTGACTATGGAAGAAACTTTGATTTCAAACGATGTATATTTACACTACACTGGTGTATCTTTTATGGATGAGGATGGAAATTTACTTCCTGGAAAACGGTCTATGACAAAAGGGAGAGCTTACTTGACCGATAAAAGACTCCTCTTACTATCAGCAGAAGAAGCATCAG TTTGTTCTTTGGAAGGAGATATGCTTGATCCAAAATCGGGAAAACCACAAAACTATAAGCTGTCAACGTTTTGCGGCGACACTCTCCATTTTCAGAGTATTCCAGTAGAAGGTATCCTTGGATTGGAACTCCATACAACATCTGGAATCAAAAGTATCTCAAAACTGACGGGTATCAAATCATGCTGCTCACAATTCTGGGAAAGTATTTGCTGCTGTTTCAAATCCTGCTGTTCTTGCAGCTTTTGTCAT ATGTCATGCTGTAAGAAACGATGGGAGTCTCATAAGGCATGGAAATCAGCCCAAGCAAACCGCTACATGACCATTGGAGCACTCATGCCACCATGGGATACAAAAACTATGGTACGAATCTACATCGACAACACCGTGCAGATGTGTGCTATGATTGCCTTCATTTCTGAACTGCAGAGCTTTGCAAAGAACTTGATCCATAGAAATTATAAACTCACAACAACATGA
- the LOC139130720 gene encoding uncharacterized protein isoform X3: MNSKTTKNETKTTKNKTRFLTVNRLGTTKGRFDCVTNHMDKNSKPPSAKEDYRPYIPERHSSLSSTAIEVVHRDKLPSFMTMEEPPTPEHFVETKEGTTVDDDRDASDQKSAMPGYVQVNEKEKRKSSTTEVQGQHVEMTETNLQEATDPRKYRPDKTQEMKSNDAVTSQPSRELPDVPRLFTLDMFDDVSNEVFSTMTRLHKSHPALESVIKTTACDMYRDTASQFFRDLNSIPYEDMVNKLVTMEETLISNDVYLHYTGVSFMDEDGNLLPGKRSMTKGRAYLTDKRLLLLSAEEASEYSSRRYPWIGTPYNIWNQKYLKTDGYQIMLLTILGKYLLLFQILLFLQLLSYVML, encoded by the exons ATGAACTCCAAGACCACTAAAAACGAGACCAAGACTACTAAAAATAAGACCCGATTCCTGACAGTCAACAGACTCGGAACAACGAAGGGTCGATTTGACTGCGTGACCAATCACATGGACAAGAACTCAAAACCGCCATCGGCCAAAGAAGATTACAGACCG TATATTCCAGAAAGGCACAGTTCTCTGAGTTCAACAGCAATTGAAGTGGTACATAGAGATAAACTTCCAAGTTTTATGACTATGGAAGAACCGCCAACACCTGAACACTTTGTGGAGACAAAGGAAGGCACTACGGTTGACGATGACAGAGATGCATCTGATCAAAAGAGTGCCATGCCAGGATATGTACAAGTCAATGAGAAAGAG AAACGGAAAAGTTCGACGACTGAAGTTCAGGGTCAACATGTAGAAATGACAGAAACAAATCTCCAGGAAGCGACAGATCCAAGAAAATACAGACCTGACAAAACACAAGAGATGAAATCAAACGACGCAGTGACGTCACAGCCGTCCCGTGAGCTGCCCGATGTTCCCAGGTTGTTCACCTTGGACATGTTTGATGACGTATCTAATGAAGTGTTTTCCACTATGACTCGTCTTCACAAAAGTCATCCAGCTTTGGAGAGTGTGatcaaaaccactgcctgtgATATGTATAGAGATACTGCAAGTCAGTTCTTTAGAGATCTGAATAGCATCCCGTACGAAGACATGGTTAACA AGTTGGTGACTATGGAAGAAACTTTGATTTCAAACGATGTATATTTACACTACACTGGTGTATCTTTTATGGATGAGGATGGAAATTTACTTCCTGGAAAACGGTCTATGACAAAAGGGAGAGCTTACTTGACCGATAAAAGACTCCTCTTACTATCAGCAGAAGAAGCATCAG AGTATTCCAGTAGAAGGTATCCTTGGATTGGAACTCCATACAACATCTGGAATCAAAAGTATCTCAAAACTGACGGGTATCAAATCATGCTGCTCACAATTCTGGGAAAGTATTTGCTGCTGTTTCAAATCCTGCTGTTCTTGCAGCTTTTGTCAT ATGTCATGCTGTAA